One Ctenopharyngodon idella isolate HZGC_01 chromosome 3, HZGC01, whole genome shotgun sequence genomic window, tatatatatatatatatatatatatatatatatatatatatatatatatatatatatacacacaaactttACTACAGTTAGTCTTAAGTGTGTCAAAATTTTAAGAATGACATAATTTCACTCTTATTCCTAAACTTAATAATAAGTGTGATTCATAAAGGGAGACCACACACTTTCcaataaagataaatatttaaaattatatgatGTCATGTAGTTGCTAAAACAATACAAACTCAATCAATTCTTTATGTAACTGACGtagtaaaaaatgtaataactttaaataaatgtaataaataagtttgaaaaaaaaaaagaagtttgcttaaaccatcaaaatatgagaaaatatctttctgtttatattatttaaatgttttaaaatatgaggCATGAAAAAAACACTAGACAAAGTGAAGGAATTCATCTGACAAAAGTTTtggcaaaaaaggaaaaatacagatataggttttagaaaaacaaaaaaagttcagagaaaaaaaaaaaaaaaacatgcactgactacaacataatcaatttttaatatttcattggtcctCTCATTTTCacgtgttcataatttctttgtatgacagcctggccagaAATAATGTCTACTACTGCATTATaacaaaacaattgactccaagcacagcaACATAACTGTCCACAATAACCGTTTCAGAAAAAGTGATTTGCGTTTATATAAAATGTCCTTATTTTtccatatataatatttatgtggTGAAAAGTTATGTTTGAAAATCAGTGACCATGATAAAAATGCCTGGTGAAGAAATTCAGATAGTTTTACTGGTATTTGTATCAATATTATAATTACAACTgagaagaaaatatatattacccAGGTTTGAAAGGATATGGGAGGGGATAAAATTCCAGATGGAGTAAGGATTTCTGATGATCTGACTAAGCCATTTAACTTTAAGTGCATTATTTAAAGTCAGTCTAGAGACACCCTCAGCCTTTGTAATTAGAACTCTGCCAGTTAAAGAAAGATCTCCTATTAGTCATTGATTTAATTTCTTATTAGTTCTTTGGATAATAGGATTGAAATTCAGAGAACATCTTCTATGCTGATCTTTAGTCATGGTTATTCCTAAATACTGAACTTCATTTTTTTAAGGGATACAATAATAAGATGTTTCAGAACATTCCTTGATGCATATAAGCTCACAATTAGCTAGATTCAAGTATACACCAGATGCCCTTGAAAATTCACTGAATAATTCATAGCTACAGAAAccttcattttttcattttgaatgaACAGTGTAATGTCATCGGCTAGTTGGGTTATTTTTATCTCTCTATCAACAATAGTGATACCCTTCATAGGACTTGATTTGATATGAGAGGAAAGAAGCTGACTCACTAATAAAAAGAGACATGGAGAGAGAGGACACCCTTGCCTAATTCCTCTTGTAGTATCGAATCTAGGAGAAGTACTGTTTGATAACTTAATAAAACAGTTGCCATTTTTATAGTGAGTTTTAACAGCTGCAGAAAAGAAAAACCAAAATCAAATTTCTTAAGTGTGTCAAAGAGGAACTGATGCTCTACCGAGTTGAATGCTTTATGTTATATCTACATATAATTATCTTATATGATGTCAGTCACTATTACAATTTGTCTGCATATACAAATCATATATGATTTCAGTCAACGACTTGCACAAACTTCAtcagaaatacttttattcaacacaAAGAGACACCCCCAAAAGTTctggaactttgaaaaagtactacctcgcgAGCAGgtacttcatttagaccctggttcctgcagGTGAAACACTCcaaagttcctagttcctgggtaaagttcctgcggtggaaatgTGGCTCTAGGCATGACAATGGGAAGCgattaaaatcaatcaaaaaccacagccaatgagaagagagtgtgggcgggctctctggACAAGAGCACatcagacacaatgaaatgggcaagtacatagtaaaattcataaatataacaatttaaacattgtttaaagtatatacggagtgactgaaccaatctttgtcatagaatacacttgtttgttcgtgttgagttgacagtttgaacgttcttgtgcccatttatttattttcaagatctgaggtgaattagccagtgttgttttcattacagctaaaaagctgggaacagAGAATGATATTCAAATTCACGTTAGatgcttttaaaattaaataaagcacaaacagtacctgatattatcattgccatactttgtgttgcagTTCCAGATGTGATGTCGCAGAGAAATACAAACCATTTCTAAAACAGAATATTCGCGTGTCGCCGTCacggctggttaggacacggtgaaGATGTCAAATTTCCTATAATGGAAATCACTACTAAGACAGTCCATTGACTTTCCAACAGACAATCAAACCatacagcaaaaacaaacaactttTATGTTGATTGTGGGCTTCCCTGGAGTTGTTGGAGACATTGACGGACCTCATGACACATAATTTTCGCTAAACTCTTAAAATCTTTATTACCTTTGGGTTCACCTCTGTGGGAATGAGACCTTTGTATCAGTCGCACTgcaacatttaaaatgcaaagtgtTGTATGATAATTGTTCATATTAAATCTTTTGGGTAAAATTTCAGGTGATCTCAGCATGGGGACAGAAGAGATGGGGGAGGGAAGAAGGGGCAAAAGGAAAGAAATGTAAATTAAGACAATATTGAGGTGATCAACTTCTTGTTCAAATGataatttcctttgttttcttaGAGAGTAGCCCTATCTTCCAGTTTCTCCAGTCTTGCACACGTGTGCGGCTTCTCTCtgctgtggatcctctcatgccTTTTCAGATTTGTTGTACgattgaatctcttgtcacagtgtgaacacttgtaatatttttctccagtgtggatcctttCGTGTGTTTTAAGATTTGCTGACAcattgaatctcttgtcacagtgtgaacatttgtaaggtttttctcccgtgtggatcctctcatgtcttTTCAGATTTGCTGAcacactgaatctcttgtcacagtgtgaacacttgtaatgTTCTTCTCctgtgtggatcctctcatgtgttttcagagatGATGACAGACAGAATTTTTTGTCGCAGtctgaacacttgtaaggtttttctccagtgtgaattctctggTGTTTTTTTAAAACGTTTGCTGTAGTAAAAGTCTTCTCACACTCAAAGCACATGTACTCTCTCACACCAGTATGTATTTTCTGATGTGTTTGTAAACTTTGCTGctgtgaaaaactctttccacacacagaacatgaatATGGCTTCTGCTTCATATGAACTGTCAGGTGTTTCTTCAGGTTTGATGAGGTAAGAAATGTTTtgccacattgatcacatgtgaatgGCTTCTCaccagtgtggatcctcatgtgaaCATCAAGACTATAATTGTTTGTGAAACCtttcccacactgatcacacttgaacggcttctctccagtatgaactgtAATGTGAACATCAAGACTATGTTTGTATGTGAAACTGGTTCCACATTGACTACATATATagggcttctctccagtgtggatcttCATGTGTTCCTTAAGACTtcctttttgtgtgaaactcttttcacactgatcacacgtgaatggcttctctccagtgtggatcctcatgtgaaGCTCAAGATTACGATTGTTTGagaagctctttccacactgatcacatgtgaacggcttctcaccagtatgaactctcatgtgaacatcaagactttgtttGGTTgtgaagctctttccacactgatcacacgtgAACggtctctctccagtgtggatcctcatgtgaaTCTCAAGATTACGATTGTTTGagaagctctttccacactgatcgcATGTGAACAGCTTCTCACCagtatgaactctcatgtgaacatcaagactttgtttggttgtgaaactctttccacactgatcacacttGAATggtctctctccagtgtggattctCATGTGAACATCAAAACTTTGTTTGGTtaagaaactctttccacactgagtgcaggttGTAGATTTCTTGGCTcgtcttttctttaaaaatgtctttttagtcTTTGAGCGACtcaaaggtttttctccaggtttgacatgatgtttctcctccacttcactcagttcctcactctcctcctcctctttaaTCATATctaaaatggaagaaaaaagaatttcattttcagtacatcaaaataatccaaagagagaaattaatgaATGTTAAGTAATGTCCCTGAAACTTTCTATGAATGAGGATCATTGATcttcaattattatttttaaaacattattgaaaAATCCCATGTTTCTGTAGTGAGAACTTCAAGGTGGAGTAAGTAGATTTTGGAAACACattgtttggaagttagtcggctgacaccaacaacaatcgcgtaaccaatcagcattggGGGAGTAGCTATAACATTGAGGAGACAAAACGAGTaacaccatgtcctaaccagacgtgaTGCGATCAGATTCCAGTGACAAGCAATCTGACTGTCCACACCAGACACAACGCGACAATGAAAAgtgataaaatcaatcaaaaaccacagccaatcagaagagagtgtgggtgGGCTCTCTTGGCAcgagcacagcagacacaatgaaatcTTAGTaaagtaaaattcataaatattacaccatttaatcattatttaaaatacatatggTGTGTCTGAAACGAATCTTTGTCATATAATACACGTTTGTATTAAGCTGGAGAGACTGGACTGATTTTCTACTGTTCAGTGTCAATTACCATCTAATTCAGAGCCTtagatgttatatgaatatggtttttttgtgtcaaaatttaatgcacatttaagagtgcaagttgcaactatAATTAACAATACCGAAAAGATGACGAAgatcagtatgtcacaatatcaccctgCTTGgactttttctgttttgcaccatttcctgtCAGTCTGTCATAGTTATGcattttgattcacaagcttgccattcgattcaatatcagttattttggatgtactgtatatatcaggtacagtacatggcacattttctcaagaaaaaaaaaatctcttaactgatgctgtaaaataaacatgagAATCAGTTGGTAACacattaatattgaaggttaaaatgtataatttgtatacaaacttaaattacactagaataataaagttataataggcctactaactttaaaattatttctactctaattcttttgttgttgttgttgttgtttttaaatataaacctttaaatggtggctgtcaacttgacagatttattcaaacatgcattataggctattgaagaacattaaaaattcaaattaatatgttatatggtgcatatatttagctaaatgcttctctaaagatatttttttctagCTGGCTAacaagtttatggtcactgaatatgtttgttctggGTTAAATGTGATTATACGTCACATTGTTTACAAGATGTTTTattaacgtctttccgcggttgaaacactgattaagcgattacacaagacatggtatggatttcggtaagttgtactgtatattttagcaTACCtttagatgttcattcatgtttattttgcactgtaactggtattaaagcggaggagaggatcgGTTCACGTGCGCTTCAcgctgccgcttctcttgaactgaggcgatctgtcacaccacattaaagagcgtcAAATcggtatttatgttttttttttttttttcgtagtAAAATGGGCAGAATTTGaaatatgagactttgtttcatgtcaaaagcaaaaaagcacaaagcttattgcgatttattggatggttacATATCCTCGCGCTTTTTCTAGTGGATATACGGAAATCCTTGACCTTTCCAAGTGGGTATACGGCGTATACCTGCATATCAtgtagactacaccactgtaCACGCACCTTCTCCGGCTTCGCGTCAGTTTACGTTCTGAGATAACACTGCCATCTAGCAGttgggttttatacagtctgtggTTTAAACCGAACACAAAGCCACAAATCtttgatgtaaataaatatataaatatcgatacagtgtttttgagaatcgatCCAGTATCGGCAAACATAATATCGCAATATTCACgtgtatcgatattttcttacacccctatTCAACTGTCCATTCTATTAAAATGGCTAGGCTATATaagataattgtaaaaaaaaaaaaaaaaaaaagtattgtattTCGCCAGATTTTATAGTGTAAACATATAACAATAAGAACTGTTTCACATGTGGGGGATGCCAGGTGtgcaaaaagaagaagaagaaaaaaaaagaatattcgAATACCAACCCACCGAacaaatattctaataattgaATATTTGGGTCCAGCcctaatataaacatttaaaaaatatacaacaGTGCCATTAATTTTTATACCAATTCTTAGattgatatttaatttattttaccaaaaactttaattattaaagggttaattgacccaaaaatgaaaaatctgtcattcattactcaccctcatgtcgttccacacccgtaagaccttcgttcatcttcagaacacaaattcatatatttttgatcaaatccgattgctcagtgaggcctctattgccagcaagttaatttatactttcagtgcccagatattgttgaaaagtcattattatttttttttttttttggtgcacaaaaagtattctctgcactttataatattaaggttaaaccactgaacccacatgaactgttttaaatatgtctttagtaactttctgggtgaactaaccctttaagtgctgGTCACACTAGACCAGGGGTCGGCACTTAAGTTTGGCATGGggccaaaaaaaatgttttgccactagatggcaggccagaacatagtcaaaggataatttaaattaattggtgaaaaatgcaactagaattgcctgtgacaAACTGTTACAGTGTCTTTTGCAACTGGTAGtgagctgttactctgtgttaaatcctgtagtaggacagtcattaacaaaaaagctgcatttgtgtggcggtgtccaggttttacactggataaattaataaagtggAGTAGTGACctggcaagtatcttcattcaccaacttgcaacacaAAAcgccttgctaaaacacacatgTGGGAGATACGGAatggataaaaaaataactgaaaaaataggacttgaataagcc contains:
- the LOC127509894 gene encoding gastrula zinc finger protein XlCGF57.1-like isoform X7, coding for MIKEEEESEELSEVEEKHHVKPGEKPLSRSKTKKTFLKKRRAKKSTTCTQCGKSFLTKQSFDVHMRIHTGERPFKCDQCGKSFTTKQSLDVHMRVHTGEKLFTCDQCGKSFSNNRNLEIHMRIHTGERPFTCDQCGKSFTTKQSLDVHMRVHTGEKPFTCDQCGKSFSNNRNLELHMRIHTGEKPFTCDQCEKSFTQKGSLKEHMKIHTGEKPYICSQCGTSFTYKHSLDVHITVHTGEKPFKCDQCGKGFTNNYSLDVHMRIHTGEKPFTCDQCGKTFLTSSNLKKHLTVHMKQKPYSCSVCGKSFSQQQSLQTHQKIHTGVREYMCFECEKTFTTANVLKKHQRIHTGEKPYKCSDCDKKFCLSSSLKTHERIHTGEEHYKCSHCDKRFSVSANLKRHERIHTGEKPYKCSHCDKRFNVSANLKTHERIHTGEKYYKCSHCDKRFNRTTNLKRHERIHSREKPHTCARLEKLEDRATL
- the LOC127509894 gene encoding gastrula zinc finger protein XlCGF57.1-like isoform X6, translating into MTEIPFMTSTDNNMQREIICVLQAMSDMIKEEEESEELSEVEEKHHVKPGEKPLSRSKTKKTFLKKRRAKKSTTCTQCGKSFLTKQSFDVHMRIHTGERPFKCDQCGKSFTTKQSLDVHMRVHTGEKLFTCDQCGKSFSNNRNLEIHMRIHTGERPFTCDQCGKSFTTKQSLDVHMRVHTGEKPFTCDQCGKSFSNNRNLELHMRIHTGEKPFTCDQCEKSFTQKGSLKEHMKIHTGEKPYICSQCGTSFTYKHSLDVHITVHTGEKPFKCDQCGKGFTNNYSLDVHMRIHTGEKPFTCDQCGKTFLTSSNLKKHLTVHMKQKPYSCSVCGKSFSQQQSLQTHQKIHTGVREYMCFECEKTFTTANVLKKHQRIHTGEKPYKCSDCDKKFCLSSSLKTHERIHTGEEHYKCSHCDKRFSVSANLKRHERIHTGEKPYKCSHCDKRFNVSANLKTHERIHTGEKYYKCSHCDKRFNRTTNLKRHERIHSREKPHTCARLEKLEDRATL